The following are encoded together in the Ignavibacteriales bacterium genome:
- a CDS encoding GHKL domain-containing protein codes for MIDEKGISEKKEIQISYRDNILSFEFSALNFLNSSRNNYSYKLEGYNDNWIELGTKREVTFTNLDPGEYTLFVRGSNNNGIWNKEGTALKIIITPPWWRSNFAFAGYGLLLVIAIFMVDRIMRRRVVKQERNKAQLREAELVKNQAAELETVDRLVKVINQAADLESLFNSLLTQTMNIIPQAEMAAVFLRDNKDDLFKVAFTAGYKITALKNISFSSEELKQRYTSNSEEVEKGIYILNRTSFLYGDEKLSQLSKPNSMLVMAVEKENITEAYVVFDSFSDKNPFDLSAARLLNRFREHAVSAISKAQAIKTLQEKNEEILKTQEQLVTQQKLASLGALTAGIAHEIKNPLNFVNNFSEVSRELLEELKTELQKKNSDEIFELIEDLTQNLEKINQHGKRADSIVKGMLLHSRGSAGDKSLTNLNELLDQYVNLAYHGLRAQDKEFNITIEKEYDSTIGKINIIPQDISRVFLNVINNACYAANDKKRKSGADFAPVLKVSTKNFNESVEIRIRDNGSGIPDSVRKNIFDPFFTTKPAGDGTGLGLSISYDIIVKEHKGEFKFVSEEGKFTEFIITIPKQ; via the coding sequence ATGATAGATGAAAAAGGTATTTCTGAAAAAAAGGAAATACAGATTTCATACAGAGATAATATTCTCAGTTTTGAATTTTCAGCTTTAAATTTTCTTAATTCCTCCCGCAATAATTATTCATATAAATTAGAAGGATACAACGATAACTGGATCGAGCTTGGTACAAAGCGCGAAGTTACTTTCACAAATCTTGATCCGGGCGAATATACTTTATTTGTCAGAGGTTCAAACAACAATGGAATTTGGAACAAGGAAGGTACAGCACTAAAAATTATTATTACCCCGCCCTGGTGGCGTTCTAATTTTGCCTTTGCCGGCTATGGGTTGCTTTTAGTTATTGCAATTTTTATGGTTGACAGAATTATGCGCCGGCGGGTTGTAAAACAAGAACGGAATAAAGCTCAGCTTCGAGAAGCCGAGTTGGTAAAAAATCAAGCCGCAGAACTTGAAACAGTTGATAGATTAGTGAAAGTAATTAATCAAGCTGCAGATCTTGAAAGCTTATTCAATTCTTTGCTGACGCAGACAATGAATATCATTCCGCAGGCTGAAATGGCTGCTGTTTTTTTGCGGGATAATAAAGATGATCTTTTCAAAGTTGCATTCACTGCCGGTTATAAAATTACTGCTCTTAAAAATATTTCATTCAGCAGTGAGGAATTAAAACAACGCTATACCAGCAATTCAGAAGAAGTTGAAAAAGGTATTTACATACTTAACAGAACTTCATTTTTATACGGAGATGAAAAATTATCTCAGTTGAGTAAACCCAACTCAATGCTCGTAATGGCAGTTGAAAAGGAAAATATTACAGAAGCGTATGTTGTCTTTGATAGTTTCTCGGATAAAAATCCTTTTGATCTTTCAGCCGCAAGATTATTAAACAGATTTCGTGAACACGCTGTTTCTGCAATATCAAAAGCGCAGGCAATAAAAACTTTGCAAGAAAAAAATGAAGAAATTCTTAAAACGCAAGAACAGCTTGTAACACAGCAGAAACTTGCATCGCTTGGTGCATTAACTGCAGGCATTGCACACGAAATAAAAAATCCGCTGAACTTTGTAAATAATTTTTCCGAAGTGAGTCGTGAATTGCTTGAAGAACTTAAAACCGAATTACAGAAAAAAAACAGCGACGAAATTTTTGAACTGATTGAAGACCTAACTCAAAATCTTGAAAAAATAAATCAACATGGCAAACGTGCTGATTCAATTGTAAAAGGAATGCTGCTTCATTCAAGAGGAAGCGCGGGAGATAAGTCACTTACAAATTTAAATGAACTGCTCGATCAATATGTAAATCTTGCTTACCACGGCTTACGAGCTCAGGATAAAGAATTTAACATTACAATCGAAAAAGAATATGACTCAACAATTGGAAAGATAAATATCATTCCGCAGGATATAAGTAGAGTATTTTTAAATGTAATTAACAACGCCTGTTACGCAGCTAACGACAAGAAACGTAAAAGTGGAGCTGACTTTGCGCCTGTATTAAAAGTATCGACAAAGAATTTTAATGAAAGTGTAGAAATACGCATTCGTGATAATGGCAGCGGAATCCCGGATTCTGTAAGGAAAAATATTTTTGATCCATTCTTCACAACAAAGCCCGCAGGCGATGGAACCGGTCTTGGCTTATCAATCAGCTATGATATTATCGTTAAAGAACATAAAGGTGAATTTAAATTTGTAAGTGAAGAAGGAAAGTTCACGGAATTTATTATAACAATTCCTAAACAATAA
- a CDS encoding response regulator, with product MKLLVVDDESDVQYLFQQKFRKEIKTGELQISYAYNGHSALKMLESIENLSDYFIVTDLNMPEMTGLELLKEIKSLYPELKVVVITAYGDEQNFNAAKQLGAEDYFTKPLQFDLLKAKLSFTGTD from the coding sequence ATGAAACTATTAGTTGTAGATGATGAAAGCGATGTGCAATATTTATTTCAACAAAAATTCCGAAAGGAAATAAAAACAGGCGAATTGCAAATCAGTTACGCCTACAATGGGCACTCAGCACTGAAGATGCTTGAATCAATAGAAAATCTTAGCGACTATTTTATTGTAACAGATTTAAATATGCCTGAAATGACCGGGCTTGAGCTTCTGAAGGAAATCAAATCACTTTATCCTGAATTAAAAGTGGTTGTGATTACTGCATACGGCGATGAACAAAATTTTAATGCGGCAAAACAATTAGGCGCTGAGGATTACTTTACTAAACCGTTACAGTTCGATTTACTTAAAGCAAAGCTAAGTTTTACAGGCACAGATTAA
- a CDS encoding SpoIIE family protein phosphatase, with the protein MNQSNILVVDDEPDLQQLIVQKFRSKIKAKEYEFQFAMNGAEALEKILNDETICLILTDINMPVMDGLTLLTKINELNNRMLRSVIVSAYGDMENIRTAMNRGAYDFITKPINLNDLEITIEKSLKEIEHYKQAQMSRDKLIAFKQELDIATVIQSSILPKTFPPFPDRKEFDIYAKMLAAKEVGGDLYDFSLIDKYRLAIVIGDVSGKGIAAALLMAVCKTLLKATAYKGMPADNILAEVNNILVDDSPSNMFVTVFYGVLDTRSGAFEYCNGGHNPPYLISKDGVVRQLDNVGGLLLGAMKDVEYQSNVIMLQPGESLFFYTDGITEAFNKAEDEYDVKRLSEFLSNKNILSATELVEHVFEDVKIFTEGAAQSDDITCLALKYLRQ; encoded by the coding sequence ATGAATCAGTCAAATATTTTAGTAGTTGATGATGAACCGGATCTGCAGCAGCTTATAGTTCAAAAATTTCGTAGCAAGATTAAAGCTAAGGAATATGAATTTCAATTTGCAATGAATGGTGCAGAAGCATTAGAAAAAATTTTAAATGACGAAACAATTTGTCTAATACTAACAGATATAAATATGCCCGTAATGGATGGACTGACTCTGCTGACAAAAATAAATGAACTGAATAACAGAATGTTAAGGTCAGTTATCGTTTCTGCTTATGGTGATATGGAGAATATTAGGACCGCAATGAACAGGGGGGCGTATGATTTTATTACCAAGCCAATCAACTTAAATGATCTTGAAATAACAATTGAAAAATCATTAAAAGAAATAGAACATTATAAACAAGCTCAAATGAGCAGGGATAAATTAATTGCATTTAAGCAGGAACTTGATATTGCAACTGTTATTCAATCTTCAATCCTTCCTAAAACTTTTCCTCCCTTCCCTGACAGAAAAGAATTTGATATCTATGCTAAAATGCTTGCAGCTAAAGAAGTCGGCGGCGATCTTTATGATTTTTCCCTAATTGATAAATATAGATTAGCAATAGTAATTGGTGATGTATCCGGTAAAGGAATTGCAGCGGCATTGCTTATGGCTGTTTGTAAAACATTATTAAAAGCAACAGCATATAAAGGAATGCCAGCCGATAATATTTTAGCCGAGGTTAATAATATTCTTGTAGATGACAGCCCATCAAATATGTTTGTTACAGTATTTTATGGAGTGCTTGATACACGCAGCGGTGCTTTTGAGTATTGCAACGGCGGGCATAATCCACCTTATCTAATTTCAAAGGACGGAGTAGTTCGCCAGCTTGATAATGTTGGCGGACTTCTGTTAGGGGCGATGAAAGACGTTGAGTATCAATCAAATGTAATAATGTTGCAGCCAGGTGAAAGTCTATTTTTTTATACCGATGGCATAACCGAAGCATTCAACAAAGCGGAAGATGAGTATGATGTCAAACGACTCTCAGAATTTTTATCAAACAAAAATATATTAAGCGCAACTGAACTTGTGGAGCATGTTTTTGAAGATGTTAAAATATTTACAGAAGGTGCAGCGCAATCGGATGATATAACTTGTCTTGCATTAAAGTATTTGAGGCAATAA
- a CDS encoding VCBS repeat-containing protein — protein sequence MPQCIYKLILVCFSLTLLSCLITAQTYSQRYILIRGDENPFELIGDRDTPRITFADLDNDGDKDALIGFKEGQLRYFENIGSVTQPNFVEKTGNENPFDGFNLGSYLYPEFVDIDNDMDLDVFIGNEMDKIKYLKNVGNSNIPEFIIINDDENPFFYLNFLQRSTPEFVDIDSDGDYDVFCGEIFPGVRYYENTGTPAQPEYLDWGYPYIFITEYNTNIDFVDIDKDGDYDAFIGAGHNNGVLYYKNIGSVFFPKFVNIIGNANPLNEILVDNWTAPEFVDIDGDNDDDCFVGYLSDIRYYKNISPTIISYYPPDDSIDIIRNSDLTMLFDDTINVNIGKIYLKIKSDDSVIEEIDVQSSEVTGSGTTFIIINPIKDLPANTEIYVQIDSGAFQAPEGINYSGFSGSEYWNFSTNDIVPVELTTFTATAERNAVSLNWQTATETNNSGFEIERKQVGSPQSSVGNQDWNQIAFVPGFGTTTEPKSYSFTDENLSSGKYQYRLKQIDFDGTFEYSNTVEVEINSPTEFSLGQNYPNPFNPTTRIKYTIPSVTLSLSKGDILVSLKVFDVLGNEIATLVNEPQRPGSYEVEFNSAKLSSGVYYYQIKSGNFLDTKKMVLIR from the coding sequence ATGCCGCAGTGCATTTACAAATTAATATTGGTTTGTTTTTCACTAACATTACTATCATGTTTGATTACAGCTCAAACATATTCACAACGTTATATTTTGATCAGAGGTGATGAAAATCCATTTGAGCTAATAGGAGATCGAGATACTCCCCGGATTACTTTTGCTGATTTGGATAATGATGGTGATAAAGATGCCTTAATCGGATTTAAAGAAGGTCAACTGAGATATTTTGAAAATATAGGAAGTGTAACACAACCCAATTTCGTTGAAAAAACAGGTAATGAAAATCCATTTGATGGATTCAATCTTGGTTCATACTTATATCCTGAATTTGTCGATATAGATAATGATATGGATTTGGATGTATTTATCGGGAACGAAATGGATAAAATTAAATACTTGAAGAATGTTGGTAATTCCAACATCCCTGAATTTATTATTATCAATGATGATGAAAATCCTTTTTTTTACTTGAACTTCTTGCAAAGATCAACCCCAGAATTTGTTGATATTGATAGTGATGGCGATTATGATGTTTTCTGCGGTGAAATATTTCCAGGTGTCAGATACTACGAAAACACTGGAACTCCGGCACAACCCGAATATCTTGATTGGGGTTATCCATATATTTTTATAACTGAGTATAATACTAATATTGATTTTGTTGATATTGATAAAGATGGTGATTACGATGCTTTTATCGGAGCCGGTCACAACAATGGCGTTTTATATTATAAAAATATAGGGTCGGTGTTTTTTCCAAAGTTTGTGAATATCATAGGAAATGCAAACCCATTGAATGAAATTTTAGTCGATAATTGGACTGCTCCAGAATTCGTTGACATTGATGGAGATAACGATGACGATTGTTTTGTGGGGTATTTAAGTGATATAAGATATTATAAAAATATTTCTCCAACTATTATTTCTTATTATCCACCCGATGACAGTATTGATATTATTCGAAACTCTGATCTTACAATGCTGTTTGATGACACGATTAATGTTAACATCGGGAAAATATATTTGAAAATTAAAAGTGATGACAGTGTAATAGAAGAAATTGACGTCCAGAGTAGTGAGGTAACCGGTTCGGGAACCACCTTCATTATTATCAATCCTATAAAAGATCTTCCGGCAAATACAGAAATCTATGTTCAAATAGATTCGGGTGCATTTCAAGCGCCTGAAGGAATTAATTATTCCGGTTTTTCTGGCAGCGAATATTGGAATTTTAGTACAAATGACATAGTCCCGGTAGAACTGACAACCTTCACAGCAACAGCAGAGCGAAATGCAGTTTCGCTAAACTGGCAGACAGCTACGGAGACAAATAACAGCGGGTTTGAGATAGAAAGAAAACAAGTCGGCAGTCCTCAGTCTTCAGTCGGCAATCAGGACTGGAATCAAATTGCTTTCGTTCCTGGTTTTGGTACTACTACTGAACCAAAGAGTTACTCATTCACTGATGAAAATCTCTCTTCTGGAAAATATCAATACAGATTAAAACAAATTGATTTTGATGGAACGTTTGAATATTCAAACACAGTTGAAGTGGAAATAAATTCACCAACAGAATTTTCTCTTGGACAGAACTACCCCAACCCCTTTAACCCAACAACTAGAATAAAATATACCATCCCCTCTGTCACCCTGAGCTTGTCGAAGGGTGACATATTGGTTTCGTTAAAAGTGTTTGATGTTTTGGGAAATGAAATCGCCACACTTGTAAACGAACCACAGCGCCCCGGCAGTTATGAAGTTGAGTTTAATTCTGCTAAACTTTCCAGCGGAGTGTATTACTACCAAATAAAAAGTGGGAATTTTTTGGATACGAAAAAAATGGTTTTGATTAGGTAA
- a CDS encoding T9SS type A sorting domain-containing protein, whose amino-acid sequence MGIYLFVSFLWLILFFLMKNLFSETLVIILVLNFFVLVPRSNAQNCSQSFVGFPPINDLGPGTWRGLQGGLYPEGQNIPPIDHYNSGIDIANHIVPLDVAGQPDSINGEIVFLSIGMSNTKQEFSKLKVFIDTLKNKNHYLKVINGAQPGWVLNEIVNLDTTYWFNLNEDLISHGLTSSQVQVIWLKETEAYPIKNAPDTSFQAYVDYLKDEFKIAIHIITAKFPNARLCYLASRVYGGYNITEKTPEPFAYYQGWAVKHLIDDQISGDTALVYSEPDPRSPWLLWGTYLWADGATPRSDGLTWICPEDYKDGVHLSDPVGQEKAAMLVLNFLLGEKTAQPWLLNNSLTDISTGETIIPGEFSLEQNYPNPFNPITTIEFTIPQSSNVRLKVYNLLGQEVRALVNGVKEAGTHKINFDAKELNSGMFIYKLEAGSLTQVRKMLLLK is encoded by the coding sequence ATGGGAATATATTTGTTCGTATCTTTTCTATGGTTAATATTATTTTTTTTGATGAAAAATCTATTTTCTGAAACTCTGGTTATTATCCTAGTACTAAATTTCTTTGTACTTGTTCCAAGATCAAATGCGCAGAATTGCAGTCAAAGCTTTGTTGGTTTTCCTCCAATTAATGACTTAGGTCCTGGAACTTGGAGAGGATTGCAGGGGGGGCTTTACCCCGAAGGGCAAAATATACCACCGATTGATCATTACAATTCCGGAATTGATATTGCAAACCATATCGTTCCGCTTGATGTAGCTGGACAGCCGGATAGTATAAATGGTGAGATTGTATTTCTATCTATTGGAATGTCAAATACCAAGCAGGAATTTTCCAAGCTCAAGGTGTTTATTGATACTTTAAAGAACAAGAATCATTATCTTAAAGTAATAAACGGCGCTCAGCCGGGCTGGGTCTTAAATGAAATAGTAAACCTGGATACGACGTATTGGTTCAACTTAAATGAGGATTTAATATCACATGGATTAACGAGCAGCCAGGTTCAAGTGATTTGGTTAAAAGAAACGGAGGCTTATCCAATAAAAAACGCTCCGGATACATCCTTTCAAGCCTATGTAGATTACCTGAAAGATGAATTTAAAATTGCAATTCATATTATTACAGCAAAGTTTCCAAATGCACGGCTCTGTTATTTGGCAAGCAGAGTTTACGGTGGATATAATATAACCGAGAAAACTCCCGAACCTTTTGCTTACTATCAGGGCTGGGCTGTTAAGCATCTTATTGATGATCAAATTTCCGGCGATACTGCACTTGTATATTCTGAACCCGATCCAAGAAGTCCCTGGCTTTTATGGGGAACCTACTTATGGGCTGATGGTGCCACTCCCCGAAGCGACGGGCTTACCTGGATATGCCCTGAAGATTATAAAGATGGAGTACACCTTTCCGATCCTGTCGGACAGGAGAAAGCTGCTATGCTTGTACTAAATTTCTTATTAGGTGAAAAGACAGCTCAGCCCTGGCTATTAAATAACTCATTGACTGATATTTCGACTGGTGAGACAATCATTCCGGGAGAGTTTTCACTCGAACAGAATTATCCCAATCCATTTAATCCAATTACAACAATTGAATTTACTATTCCGCAGTCATCGAATGTAAGATTGAAAGTTTATAATCTGCTTGGACAGGAAGTAAGAGCACTTGTAAATGGGGTTAAGGAAGCCGGCACACACAAAATAAATTTTGATGCAAAAGAATTAAACAGCGGAATGTTCATTTACAAACTTGAAGCAGGTTCATTAACTCAAGTCAGAAAGATGTTGCTATTAAAGTGA
- a CDS encoding discoidin domain-containing protein → MLNIYVFLTVLLVALYPIKSATHYVSSSSGSDSNDGSLTHPYKTLTHVTWLSAHDRINPGDSILFKRGDTWVGEGLILSAPYGTPLDPIVLGSYGSGDKPVFDGTGAVLDVGINLKCAHYIIKNIEIKYFEHYGIYAHLNSQYDVIDLTIDDVYVHNIGDKDHSRGIIITGSDWKILNSTIDSNFNDGINGFGINFEIAFNNITNNGLGPIGDGIQLTEGSGDYWVHDNYFTSNNHIKGIFTSNSTGLDNAGIFEKNICIGGGWGARVGGQGGIVRFNYFQDSWTYDESGGMGIQFSGLNNIAYANIIYNCEKGISVSNNENTGASAEIYNNTVVNASVKALDFQGVNDFPITVICKNNLFYQFNIAVLLASGSTIIESNNNLFYPESSLMFSTSFGDYDNLQEWKDATGFDINSISADPLLTDVANMNFELMYNSPAIDIGKILSSPANMDYDGTLRPQGLSFDLGACEFYDNIQPEVLRAFLHDATTLVMAFSEKVDEITAEDISNYSINNGITVTSAWLLPSGKKVKLTTSPHSTNKTYTLTVNGVTDLFGNSVSQLNNFTSYDLQLVPENLEKLEISEVTASTFQEPDHSPEKSLDGFGYLSGNPDSRWTGSSLNEWILFDFGSVELISLIRIEFYKWDENCIYDYSLFVSEDSTSWQEIVSSDQSSIDEWTNISLDNVSSRFIKVVFHDADLSTEAGIWEIEAWGEQSTTSAEDFTEDINFELLQNYPNPFNPSTNIKYSIPSKEFVSLKVFNILGKEVAELVNSEQTEGIYNVTFDGSELSSGVYIYKLQAGSFTSTHKMLLIKSFFP, encoded by the coding sequence ATGCTAAATATTTATGTTTTTCTTACTGTGCTTCTTGTAGCTTTGTATCCAATAAAATCAGCTACTCATTATGTTTCTTCTTCGTCCGGTTCCGATTCAAACGATGGAAGTCTTACCCACCCTTACAAAACATTAACCCATGTCACGTGGTTATCTGCTCACGATAGAATAAATCCGGGGGACTCAATTCTATTCAAACGCGGCGATACATGGGTAGGTGAGGGACTAATACTGAGTGCACCGTATGGAACTCCCCTTGATCCGATTGTTTTAGGGTCATACGGCAGCGGTGATAAGCCGGTATTTGATGGAACTGGCGCTGTACTTGACGTTGGGATAAATCTGAAGTGTGCTCATTACATAATTAAAAATATTGAAATAAAATATTTTGAGCACTATGGAATATACGCTCACTTGAATTCTCAATATGATGTGATTGACTTAACCATAGATGATGTTTATGTCCATAATATTGGCGATAAAGATCACAGTCGCGGTATAATAATTACTGGATCCGACTGGAAGATCTTGAACTCAACTATTGATTCGAATTTTAACGATGGCATCAACGGATTTGGCATCAACTTCGAAATTGCCTTTAATAATATTACCAACAATGGTCTGGGTCCAATCGGTGATGGAATTCAATTAACTGAAGGTTCGGGAGATTATTGGGTTCACGATAATTATTTCACGAGCAATAATCACATCAAGGGGATTTTTACGTCGAACTCTACCGGACTTGATAATGCAGGCATTTTTGAAAAAAATATTTGCATCGGCGGAGGATGGGGTGCAAGGGTTGGCGGTCAAGGTGGAATTGTTAGATTTAATTATTTTCAGGATTCGTGGACTTATGACGAATCGGGCGGGATGGGTATTCAGTTTTCCGGCTTGAATAATATCGCTTATGCTAATATTATTTACAATTGTGAAAAAGGTATCTCAGTCTCAAATAATGAAAACACTGGCGCAAGTGCTGAAATTTATAATAACACAGTTGTCAATGCATCTGTAAAGGCATTAGATTTTCAAGGTGTTAATGATTTTCCAATTACAGTGATTTGTAAAAACAATCTTTTCTATCAGTTTAATATCGCGGTTCTATTAGCAAGCGGCTCAACTATTATTGAATCTAATAACAACTTGTTTTATCCTGAATCATCGCTGATGTTTTCAACAAGTTTTGGAGATTATGATAATCTTCAGGAATGGAAAGACGCAACCGGGTTTGATATAAATTCAATCTCCGCAGATCCGTTGTTGACTGATGTTGCAAATATGAATTTTGAATTAATGTATAATTCTCCCGCCATAGATATTGGGAAAATACTTTCTTCTCCTGCTAATATGGATTACGACGGAACATTGAGACCTCAGGGTCTAAGCTTTGATCTCGGAGCTTGTGAATTTTATGATAATATTCAACCTGAAGTCTTAAGAGCTTTTTTACACGATGCCACAACTCTTGTGATGGCTTTCTCTGAAAAAGTCGATGAGATAACTGCAGAAGATATTTCTAATTATTCTATTAATAATGGAATTACTGTTACTTCTGCATGGCTGCTTCCCAGCGGTAAAAAAGTAAAACTAACAACCTCCCCGCATTCAACTAATAAAACTTATACATTAACCGTTAACGGTGTGACAGATCTATTTGGAAATTCTGTTTCACAACTAAATAATTTCACTTCCTACGATCTTCAGCTTGTTCCCGAAAATTTGGAGAAGCTGGAAATCAGTGAAGTAACCGCCTCAACTTTTCAGGAACCAGATCACTCACCTGAAAAATCTCTTGACGGATTTGGTTATCTCTCTGGCAACCCCGATTCCCGATGGACCGGCAGTTCACTTAATGAATGGATTCTTTTTGATTTTGGATCAGTAGAGTTAATCAGTCTGATCAGAATTGAATTTTACAAATGGGATGAGAACTGTATCTATGATTATTCGCTTTTCGTTTCCGAAGATTCTACCTCATGGCAGGAAATAGTTTCTTCCGATCAGTCTTCAATTGATGAATGGACAAACATTTCCCTTGATAATGTGTCATCGAGATTTATTAAAGTTGTATTTCACGATGCTGATTTATCTACTGAAGCCGGCATTTGGGAAATTGAAGCATGGGGTGAACAATCCACAACTTCGGCTGAAGATTTTACGGAGGATATTAACTTTGAATTATTACAGAATTATCCTAATCCGTTTAACCCATCCACTAATATAAAATATTCGATCCCTTCAAAGGAGTTTGTAAGTCTTAAGGTATTTAATATTTTAGGTAAGGAGGTGGCAGAACTTGTTAACAGCGAACAGACTGAAGGAATTTATAATGTTACTTTTGATGGAAGTGAACTTAGCAGCGGCGTTTATATTTATAAACTTCAAGCCGGCAGTTTTACATCCACACACAAAATGCTGTTGATTAAATCATTTTTCCCGTAG
- the argF gene encoding ornithine carbamoyltransferase, whose translation MAVNMKGKDLISIADLTLEEIYEIFDVAKTLKQKLFTGELHKLLDGKTLGMIFTKRSTRTRVSFETGIYQLGGIGMYFGPNDLQLGTSESISDSAKVLSRYLSGIMIRTFAHSDVTELAKYASIPVINGLTDLLHPCQVLTDIFTIFEKKRKLEGLKLAYIGDGNNMAHSLLNGCSKVGMNISIASPSGYKPDKDIVENARIFAKYMGSKVEILEDPVQAVKNADVVYTDVWASMGQESEAADRKKKFAKFQVNPKLVKNAKDDYLFMHCLPAHRGDEVVDEVADSKNSVIFDEAENRLHVQKAIMALVM comes from the coding sequence ATGGCTGTTAATATGAAAGGTAAAGATTTAATTTCGATTGCTGATCTTACTCTCGAAGAAATCTATGAGATATTTGATGTGGCAAAAACATTAAAACAAAAATTGTTTACCGGCGAATTGCACAAACTGCTCGATGGTAAAACTCTTGGTATGATATTCACAAAAAGATCAACACGAACCAGAGTATCTTTTGAAACTGGAATTTATCAGCTTGGCGGAATCGGAATGTATTTTGGTCCAAACGATTTGCAGCTTGGAACAAGTGAAAGCATTTCCGACAGTGCAAAAGTTTTATCTAGGTATCTCAGTGGAATTATGATACGAACTTTCGCACATTCAGATGTTACCGAACTTGCAAAGTATGCCTCAATTCCTGTCATAAACGGACTTACAGATTTGCTGCACCCCTGCCAGGTGCTGACAGATATTTTCACCATTTTCGAAAAGAAAAGAAAACTTGAAGGATTAAAACTTGCTTATATTGGTGACGGGAACAACATGGCTCACAGCCTTTTAAACGGCTGTTCAAAAGTTGGAATGAACATTTCAATTGCATCACCCTCAGGATACAAACCGGATAAAGATATTGTTGAGAATGCCAGGATATTTGCAAAATACATGGGTTCAAAAGTCGAGATACTTGAAGACCCGGTTCAGGCTGTTAAAAATGCTGACGTTGTTTACACAGATGTTTGGGCAAGCATGGGGCAGGAATCTGAAGCCGCAGATAGAAAAAAGAAATTTGCAAAATTTCAAGTCAATCCAAAGCTTGTAAAAAATGCAAAAGATGATTATCTGTTTATGCACTGCCTGCCTGCACATCGCGGAGATGAGGTAGTGGACGAAGTAGCTGATTCTAAAAACTCAGTAATATTTGATGAGGCAGAAAACCGCCTCCACGTACAGAAAGCAATTATGGCTCTGGTGATGTAG
- the arcC gene encoding carbamate kinase, with protein MKKLAVVAFGGNALLRGNEIGTIQQQEKNTYDSCVNLVNLLKEDFNLVITHGNGPQVGNIMLRNEAGFNTYKIPKMPLDICVADSQGGIGYMIERQMKNVLTHFKIKRNVVTIVTQVVVDIKDSAFQNPTKPVGAFYLKEEAELLTKNNPSFVFKEDPRKRGWRRVVPSPKPLDIMNKKIIKELASKGNIVIAAGGGGVPVYVDQDKNLLGIEAVIDKDSASALLANEIKADEFFILTDVPKVCINFNKPNQQALDVISVEQAEEYYKHGEFAAGSMGPKILASVSFVKNGGREAVITEASQLAQKNSGTRIIGQL; from the coding sequence ATGAAAAAATTAGCCGTAGTTGCATTTGGCGGAAATGCTCTTTTAAGAGGCAATGAAATTGGAACAATTCAGCAGCAGGAAAAAAACACTTATGACTCGTGCGTCAATCTTGTTAACCTGTTGAAAGAAGATTTTAATCTCGTCATCACACACGGTAACGGACCGCAGGTTGGAAACATAATGCTTCGCAACGAAGCTGGATTTAATACCTATAAAATTCCTAAAATGCCTTTAGATATTTGTGTGGCTGATTCACAAGGCGGAATAGGGTATATGATTGAACGACAAATGAAAAATGTCCTCACTCATTTTAAAATTAAAAGAAACGTTGTTACAATTGTTACACAAGTAGTGGTTGATATTAAAGATTCCGCTTTCCAAAATCCAACAAAACCTGTTGGGGCATTTTATTTGAAAGAAGAAGCTGAACTTTTAACAAAAAATAATCCCTCTTTTGTTTTTAAAGAAGATCCGCGCAAACGTGGGTGGAGGCGTGTTGTCCCTTCACCAAAACCGCTTGATATTATGAATAAAAAGATAATAAAAGAATTAGCTTCCAAAGGAAATATTGTAATTGCTGCTGGCGGAGGCGGAGTTCCCGTTTACGTAGATCAAGATAAAAACCTGCTTGGTATTGAAGCCGTGATTGATAAAGACTCTGCTTCAGCGCTGCTTGCCAACGAGATTAAAGCCGATGAGTTTTTTATTCTCACCGATGTGCCTAAAGTTTGTATCAATTTTAATAAACCTAATCAACAAGCCCTCGATGTTATTAGTGTTGAACAGGCTGAGGAATATTATAAGCATGGCGAATTTGCTGCGGGAAGTATGGGACCCAAAATCCTTGCTTCAGTCAGCTTTGTGAAAAATGGGGGCAGGGAAGCTGTCATTACGGAAGCATCTCAACTTGCTCAAAAAAATTCAGGGACAAGAATTATAGGACAATTATAA